From Actinoplanes oblitus, a single genomic window includes:
- a CDS encoding peptide MFS transporter produces MTNTAPVARADKAFFGQPRALANLFGVELWERFSFYGMQGILLIYLYYAAADGGLGINQDTATSIVGAYGGAVYLSTVLGAWVADRLLGAERVLFLSAILVMSGHLALALLPGLLGVGAGLTLVAVGSGGVKANATSLVGSLYDEHDERRDAGFSLFYLGINLGALAGPLLTGLLQENAGFHWGFGLAAVGMAIGLTQYTLGRRNLPPSGREVPNPLPAARRPLAAGVFLAIVAAIVISALTWLSADRLSTVVVVLSVLAAAGYFTVILTSRKLDGTERRRVLAFLPMFLASAAFWSLYQQQFTVVTIYSDQRLDRNLGGWEMPVSWVQSINPVFIIVLSGVFAALWTRLGDRQPSTPIKFAAGTVLMGVAFLLFLPFAGGGPNSTPLLALAGILLVFTVAELLLSPVGLSLATKLAPHAFHTQMVALFFLSVALGTAASGTLARFYDPGHETAYFGILGAVAIVLGLALAAAARPITRLMGGVR; encoded by the coding sequence ATGACCAACACCGCACCTGTCGCGCGCGCCGACAAGGCGTTCTTCGGGCAGCCCCGGGCACTCGCCAACCTGTTCGGGGTGGAGCTGTGGGAACGGTTCTCGTTCTACGGCATGCAGGGCATCCTGCTGATCTACCTGTATTACGCGGCGGCCGACGGCGGACTGGGGATCAACCAGGACACCGCGACCAGCATCGTCGGGGCGTACGGCGGCGCCGTCTACCTCTCCACGGTGCTGGGCGCCTGGGTCGCCGACCGGCTGCTCGGCGCGGAACGGGTGCTGTTCCTCAGCGCGATCCTGGTGATGTCCGGGCACCTCGCGCTGGCGCTGCTCCCCGGCCTGCTCGGCGTCGGCGCCGGCCTGACGCTGGTGGCGGTGGGCAGCGGCGGCGTCAAGGCGAACGCCACCTCGCTGGTCGGCAGCCTCTACGACGAGCACGACGAACGCCGGGACGCCGGGTTCTCGCTGTTCTACCTCGGCATCAACCTGGGCGCGCTGGCCGGGCCGCTGCTGACCGGGCTGCTGCAGGAGAACGCCGGCTTCCACTGGGGGTTCGGGCTGGCCGCGGTCGGCATGGCGATCGGCCTGACCCAGTACACGCTCGGCCGCCGCAATCTGCCGCCTTCGGGCCGCGAGGTGCCGAACCCGCTGCCCGCCGCGCGCCGCCCGCTGGCCGCTGGGGTGTTCCTGGCGATCGTCGCGGCCATCGTGATCTCGGCGCTGACCTGGCTGTCCGCGGACCGGCTGTCCACTGTCGTGGTGGTGCTGAGCGTCCTGGCCGCGGCCGGCTACTTCACGGTGATCCTGACCAGCCGGAAACTCGACGGTACCGAGCGGCGGCGGGTGCTGGCGTTCCTGCCGATGTTCCTGGCCAGTGCCGCGTTCTGGTCGCTCTACCAGCAGCAGTTCACCGTCGTGACGATCTACTCGGACCAGCGGCTGGACCGGAACCTCGGCGGCTGGGAGATGCCGGTCTCCTGGGTGCAGTCGATCAATCCGGTGTTCATCATCGTGCTGTCCGGGGTGTTCGCGGCGCTCTGGACCCGGCTCGGCGACCGGCAGCCGTCCACGCCGATCAAGTTCGCCGCCGGCACGGTACTGATGGGCGTGGCGTTCCTGCTGTTCCTGCCGTTCGCCGGCGGCGGACCGAACAGCACCCCGCTGCTCGCGCTGGCCGGCATCCTGCTGGTGTTCACCGTGGCCGAGCTGCTGCTCTCCCCGGTCGGGCTGTCGCTGGCCACCAAGCTGGCGCCGCACGCCTTCCACACCCAGATGGTGGCGCTGTTCTTCCTGTCGGTCGCGCTGGGCACGGCGGCGTCCGGCACCCTCGCCCGGTTCTACGATCCCGGCCACGAGACGGCCTACTTCGGGATCCTCGGCGCGGTGGCGATCGTCCTGGGGCTGGCGCTGGCCGCGGCGGCCCGCCCGATCACCCGGCTGATGGGCGGCGTCCGCTGA